From Pseudarthrobacter equi, a single genomic window includes:
- a CDS encoding IclR family transcriptional regulator: MAEKASGGVQSVERVFELLELITDAGGDVTLSELSSSTDLPLPTIHRLLRTLVSLGYIRQLPNRRYALGPRLIRLGEGANKQLGAVARPQLKALVDQLGETSNMAVLDSDMVIYVAQVPSLHSMRMFTEVGRRAHTHATGVGKAILAQLDDETVRGIVARAGMPTPTVKSIGDVEELLADLKLIRERGYSIDEEEQELGVRCFAMAVPNAPTPTAISVSGPVSRVDEHFADKAVPVLRQAAETISRELNRT, encoded by the coding sequence ATGGCAGAAAAAGCGTCCGGTGGCGTGCAGTCGGTAGAGCGCGTCTTTGAACTGCTGGAGCTGATCACGGATGCCGGCGGTGACGTCACGCTGAGCGAGCTGTCCTCCTCCACCGACCTGCCGCTGCCCACCATCCACCGCCTGCTGCGGACCCTGGTGTCGCTGGGCTACATCCGGCAGCTGCCCAACCGCCGCTACGCCCTGGGCCCGCGGCTGATCCGGCTCGGCGAAGGCGCCAACAAGCAGCTTGGTGCGGTGGCCCGTCCCCAGCTGAAGGCCCTGGTGGACCAGCTGGGCGAGACCTCCAACATGGCCGTGCTGGATTCGGACATGGTCATCTATGTCGCCCAGGTGCCCTCGCTGCACTCGATGCGCATGTTCACCGAGGTGGGCCGGCGCGCCCATACCCATGCCACCGGCGTCGGCAAAGCCATCCTGGCCCAGCTGGACGACGAAACCGTCCGCGGCATCGTGGCCCGCGCAGGAATGCCCACGCCCACCGTGAAGAGCATCGGCGACGTCGAGGAACTCCTGGCCGACCTCAAGCTGATCCGGGAACGTGGCTACTCCATCGACGAAGAGGAACAGGAACTGGGCGTCCGCTGCTTCGCCATGGCCGTCCCCAACGCCCCCACGCCCACGGCGATCTCCGTCTCCGGGCCGGTGTCCCGGGTGGACGAGCACTTCGCGGACAAAGCCGTGCCGGTCCTCCGCCAGGCGGCCGAGACCATCTCCCGCGAGCTGAACCGCACCTAA
- the aceB gene encoding malate synthase A, with the protein MAITVTDPLPINRAEEILTPKALAFVEELHNRFAGTRNELLAARSAKRQRVADTGKLDFLPETRDVRDGDWKVAPAPAALQDRRVEMTGPASPAKMAINALNSGAKVWLADLEDASTPTWGNVIDAILNLRDAAQGTLSFTSDEGKEYKLRTDAPLAVVVARPRGWHMQEKHLLINGEPAVGALVDFGLHFFHVAKQLVLNGQGPYYYLPKMESHLEARLWNDVFVFAQDFLGLHQGTIRATVLIETIPAAFEMDEILYELRDHASGLNAGRWDYLFSIIKYFRDAGEEFVLPDRASVAMTAPFMRAYTELLVKTCHRRGAFAMGGMAAVIPNRRHPEVTAAAFEKVRADKTREANDGFDGSWVAHPDLVSTCREVFDSVLGDKPNQVDRQRPEVSVTAAELLDVSSAEGQVTEAGLRLNLYVAVAYTAVWLSGNGAVAIHNLMEDAATAEISRSQVWQQIRNKSVLADTGNTVTKDLVERILGEETERLRTEVGDEAFSRYYQPASDLIADICLSDGYTDFLTTPAYELVG; encoded by the coding sequence ATGGCCATCACTGTCACAGATCCCCTGCCGATCAACCGCGCGGAGGAGATCCTCACCCCCAAGGCGCTGGCGTTCGTGGAGGAACTGCACAACCGGTTCGCCGGCACCCGCAACGAGCTCCTGGCGGCCCGTTCCGCCAAGCGGCAGCGCGTGGCCGATACCGGCAAGCTGGACTTCCTGCCGGAGACGCGGGACGTGCGCGACGGCGATTGGAAGGTCGCGCCCGCGCCTGCGGCCCTGCAGGACCGCCGCGTGGAGATGACAGGACCTGCCTCCCCGGCAAAGATGGCCATCAATGCGCTGAACTCGGGCGCCAAGGTGTGGCTGGCGGACCTTGAGGACGCCAGCACACCCACCTGGGGCAACGTCATCGACGCCATCCTGAACCTCCGCGACGCCGCCCAGGGCACGCTCAGCTTCACCTCGGACGAGGGCAAGGAATACAAGCTCCGCACCGACGCGCCGCTCGCCGTCGTGGTAGCCCGCCCGCGTGGCTGGCACATGCAGGAAAAGCACCTGCTGATCAACGGCGAACCGGCCGTGGGCGCACTGGTGGACTTCGGCCTGCATTTCTTCCACGTCGCCAAGCAGCTGGTGCTGAACGGGCAGGGCCCGTACTACTACCTGCCGAAGATGGAAAGCCACCTCGAGGCCCGGCTGTGGAACGACGTGTTCGTGTTCGCCCAGGACTTCCTCGGACTGCACCAGGGCACCATCCGCGCCACGGTACTGATCGAGACCATCCCGGCCGCGTTCGAGATGGACGAGATCCTCTACGAGCTGCGGGACCACGCCTCGGGCCTGAACGCCGGCCGCTGGGATTACCTCTTCAGCATCATCAAGTACTTCCGTGACGCCGGTGAGGAATTCGTCCTGCCGGACCGTGCCTCCGTGGCCATGACCGCGCCCTTCATGCGTGCCTACACCGAGCTGCTGGTGAAGACCTGCCACCGCCGCGGTGCCTTCGCCATGGGCGGCATGGCCGCCGTCATCCCCAACCGCCGCCACCCGGAGGTCACAGCAGCGGCCTTCGAAAAGGTCCGGGCGGACAAGACCCGCGAAGCCAACGACGGGTTCGACGGCTCCTGGGTTGCGCACCCGGACCTGGTGTCCACCTGCCGTGAGGTATTCGATTCCGTGCTCGGCGACAAGCCGAACCAGGTGGACCGGCAGCGCCCGGAAGTTTCGGTCACTGCGGCCGAACTGCTGGACGTCTCCTCCGCCGAGGGCCAGGTCACTGAGGCCGGGCTGCGCCTGAACCTGTACGTCGCGGTGGCCTACACGGCCGTGTGGCTGTCCGGAAACGGTGCCGTTGCCATCCACAACCTCATGGAGGACGCCGCCACCGCGGAGATCTCCCGCTCGCAGGTCTGGCAGCAGATCCGCAACAAGTCCGTCCTGGCCGACACCGGCAACACCGTCACCAAGGACCTGGTGGAGCGGATCCTGGGCGAGGAAACCGAGCGGCTCCGCACGGAAGTGGGCGACGAAGCGTTCAGCCGGTACTACCAGCCGGCCAGCGACCTGATCGCTGACATCTGCCTCTCGGACGGCTACACGGACTTCCTCACCACCCCCGCCTACGAACTGGTGGGCTGA
- a CDS encoding nucleobase:cation symporter-2 family protein — MNTKKKPAAAAAGHSARPGRPEDQRLPLGSTFAYGFQHVLTMYGGIIAPPLIIGAAAGMSSQDIGLLIAACLFVGGLATILQTIGVPFFGSQLPLVQGVSFAGVSTMVAIVHGGGGIQAVFGSVIAASLIGLLITPLFSKIIRFFPPVVTGTVITTIGLTLMPVAANWAMGGNNKADNYGSMANIGLAAATMGIVLLLSKVGSAAISRLSILLAMVLGTGIAFAFGMADFSKVGQGEIVAFPTPFAFGPPTFEIAAIISMLIVILVTLTETSADIIAVGEIVGTKVDSKRIGNGLRADMLSSAISPLFNSFTQSAFAQNVGLVAITGVKSRFVVSAGGLILVVLGLLPVLGRVVAAVPTPVLGGAGVVLFGTVAASGIRTLSKVEYKNNMNLIVVAASIGFGMIPIAAPSFYDHFPSWFSTIFHSGISSAAVMAILLNLLFNHLKAGNSDNQSVFVAGTERVVQEQDIKCLVDGDRFEDGKLLDCDGKEVRVESAQKASEH; from the coding sequence ATGAACACCAAGAAGAAACCGGCCGCCGCAGCCGCCGGACACAGCGCCCGGCCGGGCCGCCCGGAAGACCAGCGGCTCCCGCTGGGAAGCACATTCGCCTACGGCTTCCAGCACGTCCTCACCATGTACGGCGGCATCATCGCACCTCCCCTGATCATCGGCGCCGCGGCCGGCATGTCCTCGCAGGACATCGGCCTGCTCATCGCGGCCTGCCTCTTCGTCGGCGGCCTCGCCACCATCCTCCAGACCATCGGCGTCCCCTTCTTCGGATCCCAGCTCCCCCTGGTCCAGGGCGTATCGTTCGCCGGTGTCTCCACCATGGTGGCGATCGTCCACGGCGGCGGCGGTATCCAGGCCGTCTTCGGTTCGGTCATCGCGGCCTCGCTCATCGGCCTGCTGATCACCCCGCTGTTTTCGAAGATCATCCGCTTCTTCCCGCCCGTGGTGACCGGAACGGTGATCACCACCATCGGCCTGACCCTGATGCCCGTGGCCGCCAACTGGGCCATGGGCGGCAACAACAAAGCGGACAACTACGGCAGCATGGCCAACATCGGCCTCGCCGCCGCCACCATGGGCATCGTCCTGCTCCTGAGCAAGGTGGGCAGCGCGGCCATCTCCCGGCTATCAATCCTCCTGGCCATGGTGCTCGGCACCGGCATTGCCTTCGCGTTCGGGATGGCGGACTTCTCCAAGGTGGGCCAGGGCGAAATCGTCGCCTTCCCCACCCCGTTCGCCTTCGGCCCGCCCACCTTCGAGATCGCGGCCATCATCTCGATGCTGATCGTCATCCTGGTCACCCTGACCGAAACGTCAGCGGACATCATCGCGGTGGGTGAAATCGTGGGCACCAAGGTGGACTCCAAGCGGATCGGCAACGGCCTCCGCGCGGACATGCTCTCCAGCGCCATCTCCCCGCTGTTCAACTCCTTCACGCAGAGTGCGTTCGCCCAGAACGTGGGCCTGGTGGCCATCACGGGCGTGAAAAGCCGCTTCGTGGTCAGCGCCGGCGGCCTGATCCTGGTGGTCCTCGGCCTGCTTCCGGTCCTGGGCCGGGTTGTCGCAGCCGTCCCCACGCCCGTCCTGGGCGGCGCCGGCGTGGTCCTCTTCGGCACCGTGGCCGCCAGCGGCATCCGCACGCTGTCCAAGGTGGAGTACAAGAACAACATGAACCTGATTGTGGTGGCAGCCTCCATCGGGTTCGGCATGATCCCCATTGCCGCACCGTCGTTCTATGACCACTTCCCGTCCTGGTTCAGCACCATCTTCCACTCCGGCATCAGCTCGGCAGCGGTCATGGCCATCCTGCTGAACCTGCTGTTCAACCACCTCAAGGCCGGCAACTCGGACAACCAGTCCGTCTTTGTGGCCGGCACCGAACGCGTGGTGCAGGAACAGGACATCAAGTGCCTGGTGGACGGCGACCGCTTCGAAGACGGCAAACTCCTCGACTGCGACGGCAAGGAAGTCCGCGTCGAATCAGCCCAAAAGGCATCAGAGCATTAG
- a CDS encoding DUF6986 family protein has product MAATPKPSLSAGDLASIDGQLAATDRLLEQNYPGDDGSRQPVHTVYVPADRFTPSFAAQWGAEARATVDAHGGYGKLGRLLGQEPGLAEAVAARVEAKLASEPIEDLRLDFEDGFGDRGDDAEDAAAVAAASAVAQAVAAGSAPPFVGIRFKCFEAATRARGLRTLDLFVSGLAAAGELPEGLVLTLPKVTTVAQVRAMDYAVSRLEEVHSLPAGRLRFEVQVETPQLILGPDGTSPVAQLPHAVPGRISGLHYGTYDYSASLQISAEYQSMEHPVADFAKEVMQLAVAGTGIRLSDGSTNIIPVGDNVENAWRLHGRLVRRSLERGYYQGWDLHPAQLPSRFAATYAFYREGLPAAAARLRNYVERTEGGVMDEPATARALAAFVLRGVQCGAVGAEEVQALAGVGIPQLTALAHPRLATSTTSAKDLLHG; this is encoded by the coding sequence ATGGCCGCAACACCCAAACCCTCACTGTCCGCGGGAGACCTCGCGTCCATCGACGGGCAACTGGCCGCCACCGACCGGCTGCTCGAGCAGAACTACCCCGGCGACGACGGCTCCCGCCAGCCCGTACACACGGTGTACGTACCTGCGGACCGGTTCACGCCGTCGTTCGCTGCCCAGTGGGGCGCCGAGGCCAGGGCCACCGTGGACGCGCACGGCGGCTACGGCAAACTGGGCCGGCTCCTGGGGCAGGAACCCGGCCTGGCCGAGGCCGTCGCCGCGCGCGTCGAAGCCAAGCTCGCCAGCGAACCCATCGAGGACCTGCGCCTGGACTTCGAGGACGGCTTCGGGGACAGGGGCGACGACGCCGAGGACGCCGCCGCGGTTGCCGCGGCTTCCGCGGTGGCCCAGGCCGTCGCGGCCGGGTCCGCGCCCCCGTTCGTCGGCATCCGCTTCAAATGCTTCGAAGCCGCCACCCGGGCCCGCGGCCTGCGCACCCTGGACCTGTTCGTGTCCGGACTCGCCGCTGCCGGCGAGCTGCCCGAGGGGCTGGTCCTGACCCTGCCCAAGGTCACCACCGTGGCCCAGGTCCGGGCCATGGACTACGCAGTGTCCCGACTGGAGGAAGTCCACTCGCTGCCCGCCGGGCGGCTGCGCTTCGAGGTCCAGGTGGAAACACCCCAGCTGATCCTGGGCCCGGACGGCACCTCCCCGGTGGCGCAGCTGCCGCATGCCGTGCCGGGCCGCATCAGCGGGCTGCACTACGGCACCTACGACTACTCCGCCTCACTGCAGATCTCCGCCGAATACCAGTCCATGGAGCACCCCGTGGCCGATTTCGCCAAGGAAGTCATGCAGCTGGCCGTCGCCGGCACCGGCATCCGGCTCTCCGACGGGTCCACCAACATCATTCCGGTGGGCGACAACGTGGAGAACGCCTGGCGGCTGCACGGACGGCTGGTCCGCCGGTCCCTGGAACGCGGCTACTACCAGGGCTGGGACCTGCACCCGGCCCAGCTGCCCAGCCGATTCGCCGCCACTTATGCCTTCTACCGCGAAGGCCTCCCTGCTGCCGCAGCCCGCCTCCGCAACTATGTCGAACGTACCGAAGGCGGCGTCATGGACGAGCCCGCCACCGCCCGTGCCCTGGCCGCCTTCGTCCTCCGCGGCGTCCAGTGCGGCGCAGTCGGTGCCGAGGAAGTCCAGGCGCTGGCCGGCGTCGGGATTCCCCAGCTCACCGCACTGGCGCACCCGCGGCTCGCCACCTCCACCACCTCAGCAAAGGATCTCCTCCATGGGTAA
- a CDS encoding NAD-dependent malic enzyme: MANPSPGNSITLRVEAPSSFSATSELAAAVGAAGAAITALDVSESHHETLVVDVTCNTTDDEHAARVKDALNALDGVTVQYVSDRTFLMHLGGKLEVVPKVALRNRDDLSRAYTPGVARVCLAIAEDPAAARNLTVKRNTIAVLTDGSAVLGLGNIGPAAALPVMEGKAALFKQFANVDAWPVCLDTQDTEEIIMIAKAMAPVYGGINLEDIAAPRCFEIENRLREELGIPVFHDDQHGTAIVTLAALVNALRVVGKKLSEVRIVVSGVGAAGSAIIQLLKAQGAEHIVAAGRSGAIHSGETYSDEHRSWIAANTNEEGFAGTLHEALVGADVFIGVSAPHVIGEEQVASMAADAIVFAMANPTPEIDPVIAAKHAAVVATGRSDFPNQINNVLAFPGFFRGLLDAGASDITPEMLVAAAEAIANRVADDELNASYIIPSVFDPHVAADVASAVAAAAHAANVATAAASEQAEPEAALANA, from the coding sequence ATGGCGAACCCCAGCCCCGGAAACTCGATCACCCTGCGCGTCGAAGCGCCGTCCAGCTTCAGCGCCACGAGCGAGCTCGCGGCCGCAGTGGGTGCGGCAGGCGCCGCCATCACCGCCCTGGACGTCAGCGAGTCCCACCACGAGACCCTCGTTGTGGACGTCACCTGCAACACCACCGACGACGAACACGCCGCCCGCGTCAAGGACGCCCTGAACGCGCTCGACGGCGTCACGGTCCAGTACGTCTCGGACCGCACCTTCCTGATGCACCTCGGCGGCAAGCTCGAAGTGGTCCCCAAGGTAGCCCTGCGCAACCGCGACGATCTCTCGCGTGCCTACACCCCCGGCGTCGCCCGCGTCTGCCTGGCCATTGCCGAGGACCCCGCCGCTGCCCGCAACCTGACGGTCAAGCGCAACACCATCGCTGTGCTCACCGACGGTTCCGCCGTCCTGGGCCTGGGAAACATCGGCCCGGCCGCCGCCCTCCCCGTCATGGAAGGCAAGGCAGCCCTGTTCAAGCAGTTCGCCAACGTGGACGCCTGGCCGGTCTGCCTGGACACCCAGGACACCGAAGAAATCATCATGATCGCCAAGGCCATGGCCCCGGTCTACGGCGGCATCAACCTTGAGGACATCGCCGCACCGCGCTGCTTCGAGATCGAGAACCGCCTCCGCGAGGAACTGGGCATTCCGGTGTTCCACGACGACCAGCACGGCACCGCCATCGTCACACTCGCAGCCCTGGTCAACGCGCTGCGCGTGGTGGGCAAGAAGCTGTCCGAGGTCAGGATCGTCGTCTCCGGCGTCGGCGCCGCGGGCTCAGCCATCATCCAGCTGCTCAAGGCCCAGGGCGCGGAACATATCGTCGCCGCCGGCCGTTCGGGTGCCATCCACTCCGGCGAAACCTACAGCGACGAGCACCGCAGCTGGATTGCCGCGAACACCAATGAGGAAGGCTTCGCCGGCACCCTGCACGAGGCCCTCGTCGGCGCGGACGTGTTCATCGGCGTCAGCGCCCCGCACGTCATCGGTGAAGAACAGGTGGCTTCCATGGCCGCGGACGCGATCGTGTTCGCCATGGCCAACCCCACGCCGGAAATCGACCCCGTCATCGCCGCCAAGCACGCGGCAGTGGTGGCCACCGGGCGCAGCGACTTCCCCAACCAGATCAACAACGTGCTGGCCTTTCCCGGCTTCTTCCGGGGCCTGCTGGACGCCGGAGCCTCGGACATCACGCCCGAAATGCTGGTGGCCGCCGCGGAAGCCATCGCCAATCGGGTAGCTGACGATGAGCTCAATGCCAGCTACATTATCCCCAGCGTCTTCGATCCCCATGTGGCCGCCGATGTTGCCTCAGCCGTTGCCGCCGCAGCGCACGCCGCCAACGTGGCAACCGCCGCAGCGTCGGAGCAGGCGGAACCGGAAGCCGCCCTGGCCAACGCCTGA